One genomic region from Evansella sp. LMS18 encodes:
- a CDS encoding GntR family transcriptional regulator: protein MKLKLNNRDPVYLQIVRYFKEQISIGELDPGEEIPSRRELANMLKVNPNTAQRAYKEMEEQGLIYTERNHPSRITTDKQILGKVREELILDAVDTFVTSVSPINVPVEELLELVRDKYTTSSVKEDTHD from the coding sequence ATGAAATTAAAATTAAATAACCGCGATCCAGTCTATCTGCAAATTGTTCGTTATTTTAAAGAACAAATTTCCATTGGAGAATTGGACCCAGGAGAAGAAATACCCTCAAGACGGGAGTTGGCGAATATGCTGAAAGTTAATCCTAACACGGCTCAGCGAGCGTATAAGGAAATGGAGGAGCAGGGATTGATTTATACAGAACGAAACCATCCGAGCAGAATAACAACTGATAAACAGATATTAGGTAAAGTCCGGGAAGAACTGATTTTAGATGCCGTGGATACGTTTGTGACATCTGTCAGTCCAATCAATGTACCAGTTGAGGAGTTACTGGAGCTGGTCCGGGATAAATACACGACCAGCAGTGTGAAGGAGGATACACATGATTGA
- a CDS encoding alkaline phosphatase yields the protein MFKKTFLGVLGAAVIISGFGLQNGWVEAGPPGHAGQPDRQGPPPHAGKPDQPPHAGGKQEQAENVIYLIPDGFSAGYNVNYRHYKEDGAPVWDEFLTGMMTTHSHNNRVTDSAAAGTAMAAGVKTNNGVVGLDPDGEEVETILEAAKKAGKATGLVANATITHATPAAFASHTNSRNNQAEIARQYIDDGNVDVLLGGGLSYFLPESEGGRQPERNLVQDAVNNGYQLVETRDELLSVEGDKVLGLFADDAMLPELHREESEEPSLAEMTEAALDILSEEEDGFFLMVEGSQIDWAGHANDAAWAMSDTAAFEDAVIATLEFAGENEDTLIVIAGDHDTGGMTLGGYNSKGANVEVLHNVTATGTYMVKQLDSDRSNVKDVVEEYTSIVLTDGEVERIQQARNPEITLNQIISDYAGVGWSTTSHTGIEVPVFAYGPGSELLHGMIDNTDVPHAIAEAYGIPFGN from the coding sequence ATGTTTAAAAAAACGTTTCTCGGCGTGTTAGGTGCGGCAGTTATTATTAGTGGGTTTGGGCTTCAGAATGGCTGGGTAGAGGCTGGACCGCCTGGCCATGCAGGACAGCCGGATCGGCAGGGGCCGCCTCCTCACGCAGGAAAGCCTGACCAACCTCCTCATGCCGGGGGAAAACAGGAGCAGGCTGAAAATGTGATTTACTTAATTCCTGATGGTTTCTCCGCCGGTTATAACGTAAACTACCGTCATTATAAAGAAGATGGGGCTCCTGTATGGGACGAGTTCCTGACAGGGATGATGACAACGCATTCCCATAACAACCGAGTTACGGATTCAGCGGCTGCTGGAACGGCGATGGCTGCCGGGGTGAAAACTAATAACGGCGTCGTAGGGCTCGATCCTGATGGGGAAGAGGTGGAAACAATCCTTGAAGCAGCTAAGAAGGCTGGAAAAGCGACCGGGCTGGTGGCTAATGCCACAATTACACATGCTACGCCGGCAGCTTTCGCGTCCCATACCAACTCTAGGAACAATCAGGCGGAAATTGCCCGCCAGTACATTGATGACGGAAATGTGGACGTGCTTCTTGGCGGCGGGTTGTCCTACTTCCTGCCAGAAAGTGAAGGAGGAAGACAGCCGGAACGAAACCTTGTCCAGGATGCAGTGAACAATGGGTACCAATTAGTGGAAACTCGTGATGAGCTTCTTTCTGTAGAAGGGGATAAAGTTCTCGGTCTTTTTGCAGATGACGCCATGCTCCCTGAGCTTCACCGGGAAGAGTCAGAAGAACCGAGCCTGGCTGAAATGACGGAAGCGGCTCTTGACATACTTAGCGAGGAAGAGGACGGATTTTTCCTCATGGTGGAAGGAAGCCAGATCGACTGGGCAGGCCATGCGAATGATGCAGCCTGGGCGATGAGTGATACAGCTGCATTTGAAGATGCGGTTATTGCTACTCTGGAATTTGCCGGAGAAAATGAGGATACTCTGATTGTTATAGCAGGGGACCATGATACCGGCGGAATGACGCTTGGCGGCTATAACAGCAAGGGTGCAAATGTGGAAGTCCTCCATAATGTAACAGCCACTGGGACATATATGGTAAAGCAGCTGGACAGCGATCGTTCCAATGTGAAAGATGTGGTTGAAGAGTACACCTCTATCGTTTTAACAGATGGAGAGGTGGAAAGAATCCAGCAGGCCCGCAACCCGGAAATCACGCTTAACCAGATAATCAGTGATTATGCAGGTGTCGGCTGGTCTACTACTAGCCATACAGGAATTGAAGTGCCTGTGTTTGCTTATGGACCAGGTTCCGAATTGCTGCATGGAATGATTGACAATACCGATGTCCCACACGCCATTGCCGAAGCATACGGAATTCCGTTTGGGAACTAA
- a CDS encoding diguanylate cyclase, producing the protein MLQLSGRGPQLINNTFKHPELKELSAVKELNIRSYIGVPIYYKTGSFYGTLCAVDSKEDSFSGHEISVLQRYSNLFSYVIELEKKAYHDSLTELFNRSFLEENFTYIIEKGALFLIDLDGFKEVNDTYGHDTGDNILKEASSRIESCLDSSEIAVRLGGDEFVILVPGVVEDNKLKDKGEQLIYCLSDWKNSRLEINISASVGIAKYPEHANDLSSLLKAADTAMYAAKRDGGSQLHFQYK; encoded by the coding sequence ATACTTCAATTAAGCGGGCGTGGCCCGCAACTTATTAATAATACATTTAAGCATCCAGAGTTAAAGGAACTTTCAGCTGTAAAAGAGTTAAATATCCGGTCTTATATAGGTGTTCCTATTTATTATAAAACCGGAAGCTTTTACGGCACATTATGCGCTGTTGATTCAAAAGAAGACAGTTTTTCAGGACACGAGATAAGCGTCCTGCAAAGATATTCAAACCTTTTCTCCTATGTTATCGAGCTGGAAAAAAAGGCGTATCACGATTCCTTAACAGAATTGTTTAACAGGAGTTTCCTGGAGGAGAACTTTACTTATATTATCGAAAAAGGGGCCTTGTTTTTAATAGATTTAGATGGTTTCAAAGAAGTAAACGATACCTATGGCCATGATACAGGGGACAATATTTTAAAGGAAGCTTCGTCAAGGATTGAAAGTTGTTTAGATTCCAGCGAGATTGCAGTCCGGTTAGGGGGAGATGAATTTGTTATTCTCGTTCCAGGTGTTGTGGAGGATAACAAACTGAAAGATAAAGGAGAGCAGCTAATTTACTGCCTTTCTGACTGGAAAAACTCTCGTTTAGAAATCAATATTTCTGCAAGTGTTGGCATTGCGAAATATCCTGAACATGCAAACGATTTATCCTCCCTCTTAAAAGCAGCAGACACCGCAATGTATGCAGCCAAAAGGGACGGCGGGAGTCAGTTACATTTCCAGTATAAATAA
- a CDS encoding ABC transporter ATP-binding protein, translating to MIEVIAVEKKYGRKKILKGVSFTANKGEITCLIGINGVGKTTILNAIMALTPIDKGQILVDGEPIKEKSFEKITFIPDAIAMVPNMTIEEAMTFMNDFYTSWNQERATELLEFFRLNKSDKISSLSKGNTAKVNLLLGLALDVDYVLMDEPFSGIDIFSREEIANVFTSHLIENRGVIITTHEIGDIEHLIDKVVLLDDGIVTKAFSAEEVRENEGKSVIDVMREVYQNEKLLKTR from the coding sequence ATGATTGAAGTAATAGCGGTTGAGAAGAAATATGGGCGGAAGAAAATTCTAAAAGGTGTATCGTTTACAGCCAACAAGGGAGAAATCACTTGTTTAATTGGGATCAATGGAGTAGGAAAAACGACCATTTTAAATGCAATCATGGCACTGACACCGATAGACAAGGGACAGATCCTTGTTGATGGTGAACCAATTAAGGAAAAATCTTTTGAAAAAATCACCTTTATACCAGATGCGATTGCTATGGTACCTAACATGACCATCGAAGAGGCAATGACATTCATGAATGATTTTTATACGAGCTGGAATCAGGAGCGGGCAACAGAGTTACTGGAATTCTTCAGGTTAAATAAATCAGATAAAATCTCATCTTTATCCAAGGGTAATACAGCAAAGGTCAACCTGTTGCTTGGTCTGGCCCTTGATGTGGATTATGTATTAATGGATGAGCCATTTTCAGGTATTGATATCTTCAGCCGGGAGGAAATTGCTAATGTTTTTACCAGTCATTTAATTGAGAACCGGGGAGTAATCATTACAACTCATGAGATTGGGGATATTGAACATTTGATTGATAAGGTTGTTCTGTTAGACGACGGAATAGTCACAAAAGCATTCAGCGCAGAAGAAGTCCGGGAAAATGAAGGGAAATCTGTCATTGATGTCATGAGAGAGGTGTACCAGAATGAAAAATTACTTAAAACTCGTTAA